In the Mytilus galloprovincialis chromosome 10, xbMytGall1.hap1.1, whole genome shotgun sequence genome, one interval contains:
- the LOC143049112 gene encoding uncharacterized protein LOC143049112, with amino-acid sequence MHQLHDVESGPVYDDCKCENGQEYTESNLTLPSRCYSPSGADCSWYRDCLETKFKCSGTEDDYGMAFATKFCNLYSQSYQDFSQDGQQWIDAVRKCLQVSLVQTLRPYLPFTCEDVKRLAFDSHTPCYVKPVPESPSISVCNLDASDYFSVFWTIQSSLKTSTDSSLRTIISMFETLKQCTVSFLPSFSFDRPVRLVKLKLKYLSIFGRRRRSNSDDKMKILNDFVDSMAYTLHWQENEVLWFSDPEINSNISASSETYIDIFLTDRNVYDLDAKNTTVPSNLNTTINELKKMTQTGDLNGNIGGFSFKILSSQRCLDASCDRLLFNVTANDNGVKGDGSMCFTNLMIMVVGIGIFFSLQGS; translated from the exons ATGCATCAACTTCATGACGTGGAGTCCGGACCAGTTTATGATGATTGCAAATGTGAAAATGGCCAGGAATATACAGAGTCTAATTTAACCTTACCCTCGCGATGTTACAGTCCTTCAGGAGCAGACTGTTCTTGGTATCGAGACTGTTTAGAGACAAAGTTTAAATGCAGCGGAACAGAAGACGACTATGGAATGGCGTTTGctacaaaattttgtaatttgtatTCACAAAGTTATCAAGATTTTTCACAGGACGGACAACAGTGGATAGATGCCGTCAGAAAATGTCTGCAAGTTTCCTTAGTGCAAACTCTCCGTCCTTACTTACCTTTCACATGTGAGGATGTGAAGCGATTAGCGTTTGATTCTCACACGCCATGTTATGTTAAACCAGTTCCAGAGTCTCCTTCAATTTCCGTTTGCAATTTAGATGCATCAGATTACTTCTCTGTATTTTGGACAATCCAATCCAGCTTAAAAACCTCGACCGATTCGTCACTTCGAACAATCATAAGCATGTTCGAAACTTTAAAACAATGCACTGTGTCTTTCCTTCCAAGTTTTAGTTTTGATAGACCCGTTCGCTTAGTTAAACTGAAGTTgaaatatttatctatttttggTAGGCGCCGACGATCAAATTCGgatgataaaatgaaaattttaaatgattttgtagATTCCATGGCGTACACACTTCACTGGCAGGAAAACGAGGTTCTTTGGTTTTCTGACCCTGAAATTAACTCAAACATTTCTGCTTCAAGCGAAACGTATATCGATATCTTTCTAACTGACCGAAATGTTTATGATCTAGACGCAAAAAACACAACTGTACCATCCAATCTTAACACTACTATAAACGAGTTAAAGAAAATGACACAAACGGGCGATCTCAATGGCAACATAGGCGGTTTTTCTTTCAAGATTCTATCATCACAAAGATGCTTAGATGCAAGCTGTGACAGATTGTTATTCAATGTAACTGCAAATGATAACG GCGTTAAGGGAGATGGATCCATGTGTTTTACCAATTTGATGATCATGGTTGTTGGTATTGGGATCTTCTTTTCATTACAAGGAAGTTAA